The genomic region ATACCAACAGCGCCCAATGTGAAGCCTAGTCGATGGTCCTTTTCCAAACTTTGCGCATCTAAAGAAGCGCGGCCCAAAGTAAGCCATCGGTAAAAGGTGCGAGAAAATCCCCGCCCTTCTTCCATGCGTTTAATAAAATAAGGGCGGTATAAAATCAGTGCTTCTACCAAAATAAGCACAGGATAGGCTATTAGCAATAAAACTCCCCATTTCATTGGCGAGGTTCCAAAATTTTCCCAGCCATAAAGAAAGAAGTTCACCAAGCGTCCAGGTTGCTTTAAGTCATCAATCAAGTTAAATGGTGCAGCAACCAGAAGCACAAAGGCTAGCAATAATGAAAAACCAGCAATGGGCTTAAACTGTTTAAATCCAAAAACATGAGCAAAGCTGGAGATAATAAACGCCGCAGCAGAGCTTCCAGTAAACCAAAAATAGTTTGGCACATCAATGCCCCACGCGCGCATGGGCGAAATTGCCGCAATAGTACTCATCCACTCCATCATGAAACCCCCCTTGGTAATTTTGGCCACTCTTTGTCTAACAACCCGAGCTCCTTGCGTACCACATCATCTAGCATGGGTGTAGCTTCATGTACGGCTTCAAGGCGACTGTCTAAGGAAATATAAAACACTTGAGGCGCATTTCCTTGATGGGGTTTTAAAACAGAAGTTGGAAATGTGGCAAGCATTTTTGAAACTTCAGAATTTGGATCGTTTTGATCACCAAAAATGCGCGCTCCGCCCACACACGTCTCCACACAAGAAGGCAATAATCCATCTTGAAGACGGTGGGCGCAAAAGGTGCACTTATCGGCCACTTTGGTTTGTGCATTAAAATAGCGTTTATCATAAGGACAGGCATTCAAACAGTACCCGCATCCCCAGCAAATTTCACTATCTACCACCACAATTCCGTCTTTGCGTTTAAACGTTGCGCCTGTGGGACATACGCTTACACAAGAAGGGTTGTCGCAGTGATTGCATAATTGGGGCACATAGCCTTTGCGCACATGAGGGAAAGTCCCTATTTCAAATTCACTAACAAAGGTGCGATACTGCTCTTTTGGAACAGCATTTTCTACTTTGCAAGCAGCAGTACAGGCTTGACAGCCTACGCACTGGCGAAGGTCAATCACCATCGCATAATGGGCTTTTGCATCGCCAATGTATCTTGGGTCTTGGGCATCACGTCCAGGATTTTTGAGCGAAAACGCTTGTGCGCTCGTGGCTCCTGCTAGTGCCGCAATCCCACCTTGCTTTAAAAAACGTCGTCTTGAGGGGTCGTTTGGCATCGATTCTCCTTAATAAAGGTTTATCGCAGTCTAACAACCAAAAGGGAGAAACTAGGGAGAAGGGAGAAGAATGGTAAAGCAAGCGCCACTGGGCGTATTCTTTACATGTAAATGCCCGTGGGAGTTTTTTTCGATGATGATTTTACTCATATAAAGCCCTATGCCAGTTCCCATGCTAGCATGCTTGGTGCTTACATAGGGTTCAAAGATCTTCTCAATAGGTGCAACATGAACACCACCGCCGTTATCGCTGACTTCTATAGCCACAAAACCCTCTTTTTCCATCAAAGAAATATGAATATAGGGATTTTGAATGTTGCGCTCAAGTAAAATATCCTTGGCGTTTGAAATGAGATTTAAAAGCACTTGTGCAACTTCGTTACTGTAGCCCTTTACAAAAAGATCTTTTTCTTTGGTGTAGGTACATGTAATGGTATTGTTAGCAAGAGAAGATTGCACCAGTGCAAGAGTGCTAGTGATTGTATCAGAAAGATTAAACCGTTCTTTTTGTTTTTGAGGAGCAAAAAAATGACGAAAGTCATCCACGGTGTTGGACATAAAATCAATCTGCCCTTGGGCTTCTTGAATCTTCTCTTGTAGTATTGAGGGGGTGAGTTTGCCCCGTTCATAAAAAAGTTCAATGGCTATTAAAATGGTGTTGAGCTGTGTGAGGGGCTGGCGCCACTGGTGTGCAATGTTACCAATCATCTCTCCCATACTTGCCAACTTGCTTTGGTGCACCAGCAGTTGCTCTTTTTCCATGCGCTTCCCAATCTCCTCCTCCACCCGCCTTTCAAGGGTAGCATTGAGCTCTTCAATGCGACGAATCAGCACATCAAACCCCCAGTGCAAAACAACAAAAGCAACCACGCCCAAAAGCATAATAATAACCACACTTTCAAAAATAGCATGGCTTAAGCGCTGCTTGGCAGGTGTGATATCTTGAAAAAATAGCACTTCAAAAAAGTTCTCCCCAAGCGCATCATTTTGAACAATGCGATGGGTCGAAAAAAGAGAGGTGCTGGCACTAAAGGTGTTACGCACTTGATGGTGGTTATCTAAAGAGTGTTGAAAGAGCTTTTCAACGGAACTTTCATGAAGGGACACGAGAGTGTTGTTCTTCATGAGAATAAAACCCTCAAGCCCTGTAAGCTCTACGATTTCCGCTAAAAAGTAGCGTGGATCAAGCTCAAACATAATGTAGCCATACGCCTTCCACGGTACAAGTACACGGTACCACAATGTCTCATCTAGCCAAAATCCCACTGGAATATTTGGATAGGAAACATTCAAAGGGGCCTCCCTGCCAAGGCTAGCTAAAAGCATCCCATTTGCATCATAAAATGCCATGGAAGAGAGGTAGGGATTTTCCATTTTTAACACCTCCCATCGGTACTCAGAAAGTTCTTGCAAAAGAGTAGTGTTTTCCTCTTCTAAAGCAGCGCTGATGCCAAAAGAGTTAAGGTTAGCATACCCTCTGTTGCGATAAAAATTTTCCGTACGCTTGAGGGTTTCGGTGTAAACAGATTGGATGCGTTCTACGTAAAACGCTTGGGATTCTTCTGTGAATGTTCGGGTATCCATGTAGCGCAAATAGACAAAAACGAAAGAGAGCAAGACAAAAAGCCCCAGCACCAAAACAATCGTTTTAACTTTTGTGGAAAGCTTATCATGCAAAGAGCGCAGTTTTTCAATCAAGAATATACCCTATGCCATAGTGATTTTTAATGTGTTCTTTTCCTGCTTTCTTCCGCAAAGATTTAATAAGTGCCTTTATGGCTTCTTTGCTGGGCGCTTCGTATCCCCATAAGTGGTCTTGGATTTCCTCAAAAGAGAGGGTTTGCCCACGCCTTGCGATAAAATACTCAAGCAACCTGCTTTCTTGATTGCTCAAAGGGATTTTTTCTTCTTTACATGTAAGGCTTTTTTCACAAGGCGAGTAGACGAGATCCAAAGAAAGCTCTACATGTAAAACTCCACCCAAAAGCTCAAGGGCGCATACGCGCAACGCCTCAAGAAGCGCTTCTTTACGAAAAGGTTTAGTGAGGTATTTGGAAATTTTTTGCTCCACCGCACGCCACAAGTTTGCCTCGTCACGGTGTGCACTTAACACGATGATAGGAATAAGCTGATTAGACTTTCGCACGGCCGCGACCACTTCAAGTCCATCCATAAGCGGCATACAGATATCAACAATCAACACATCGGGATTCTCTTCTTCATAGAGAAGCCACGCTTCTTTGCCATCTTTTGCCACAAAAACCTTGTCAAAAAACAGTTCTAAGATTTGGACTACATTGGCACGAATACCAGGCTCATCTTCCGCGTATAAAACCGTACGGTTCTCCAGAATAGATAAAATATTGTTCATTGCGCTTTCTTTGTTCCAAAATGCAGCAGGGAGTAATTTTAACATAAAAAAAGAATCTTAGACGAAAGATCAAAGTATTGTTGCTTTTGGTAATTCTATTTTTTGTATTAGAACGAAGGAGAAATTATTCTACATGTAAAGGGGTCAGAACCACCCAAAGATGGTTCTGACCTGCTTGATTACTCGGCGACTTCGTCAGAGTAATCAAGGCTCGCTAAGCGCGAAAGCTGGCGCCATCGACGCATAGAGTCAGCTTTATTTTTCTTGAAGAGCTTATCTGCCTCTTCAGGGTTGGATTTTTTGAGTGAAACATAACGTACTTCGTTCATCAAGAAGGTTTCGTATGCATCCCAATCAGGCTCTTTACCTGTGATTTTAATGGGGTTTTTACCCTCGGCTTCCAAGCGCGGATCGTAGGTGTAAATTGGCCAATACCCGCATTTTGTTGCAAGCTCTCCTTGGTTACCTGAGCTTCCCATGCCACCCTTAATCCCGTGTGCAATACACGGTGAGTAGGCAATCACCAACGAAGGACCATCGTACGCTTCTGCTTCTTCAAGTGCTTTATAGGTTTGAGCCTGTGATGCATTGGAGTTAATCTGCGCCACATAAATGTTACCATAAGTCATGGCGATGTAACCAAGGTCTTTTTTCTGCGTCGGTTTACCCGAAGCGGTAAATTGCGCGATAGAACCTGCGCGTGCAGATTTGGAGCTTTGGCCGCCCGTGTTAGAGTACACTTCCGTATCAAGCACAAGGACGTTGACATTTTCACCGCTTGCAAGCACATGGTCAAGGCCACCATAACCGATATCATAAGCCCAACCATCGCCCCCAACAATCCACTGTGAACGGCGCACCAAGTAACCTTTGAGACTTAGGATCTCTTTGACGCCCGCTACATTTTGGTTGGCTTCCAAAAGCGGAATGAGTTTTTCTTTGATTTCTTGGGTTTTTTTACCGTTATTTTTAAACTCAATCCAGTCTTTATACAAGGCTGCAAGAGCATTAGGCGCACTCTCAAGGCTTTCGTGCATAATATTTTCGATGCGGTGGCGCATGGTTTCTACTGCCACTTCCATCCCCATGCCAAACTCTGCATTGTCCTCAAAAAGTGAGTTTGCCCACGCCGGGCCTTCACCTTTTTCATTTTTGCGGTACGGTGTTGTTGGAGCAGAACCGCCATAAATGGATGAACATCCTGTCGCGTTGGCAATCATCATGCGGTCACCAAACATACGTGTCGCAAGGGTCAAATACGGTGTTTCTCCACACCCTGGACACGCCGCGTGGAATTCAAACAAAGGTTGTGCAAACTGAATGTTTTTAGCGTTTGGCTTGCCTGCGACGTCGTCTTTGTACGTCACTTTTTTAAACAAATAATCCGCGTTTTCTTGTTCGCCTTTTTCGAGCTCTTCGCCCAGTGGTACCATTACTAAAGATTTTTCTTTAGAAGGGCACGCTTCGGCACACAATTCGCATCCTGTACAATCCAGTGCGGAAACTTGGATTTTGTACATGTAGCCTTTAACTTCCTTGCCTTTGGCTTCGATAGCATGGTTTTTGACACCCGCAGGCGCACTAGCCATTTCTTGGTCATTGATAAGGAAAGGGCGAATGACTGCATGCGGACATACAAAGGCACACTGATTGCATTGAATACAGTTTTCTTCAATCCACTTAGGCACCATAACGCCGATGCCACGTTTTTCATATTCACTTGTTCCATGCTCAAAGGAGCCATCTTCATAACCCTTAAACACAGAAACAGGCAAGTCATTACCTTTGGCAGCGTTCACAGGCTTAGCGATTTTTTCTACAAAATCCGTGCCCTCATAAGCATCTTTTTTGCCACTCTCTACAAGCAAGTCTGCCCATGCTGGGTCAACAGGTACTTCAATAAGCCCATTTGCCCCTTGGTCAATGGCTTTGTAATTTAGCTCAACGATTTTCTCGCCTTTGCTAATGTAGGATTTGTGCGCAAACTCTTTCATGTACGTTTGTGCTTGTTCAAAATCAATAATGTCAGCCAGTTTAAAGAACGCCGATTGCATAATCGTGTTGGTGCGGTTACCAAGACCGATCTCGCGCGCAAGCTTGGTAGCGTTTAGAATGTAAAATTTTGCTTTACGCTGTGCTAGTGTTTTTTTAACATGGTTTGGCATGCGACTTACAGTCTCTTCTGCATCCCAAATGGAATTAAGCAAAAACGTACCGCCTTCACGAATGCCCCCTACCATGTCATACAAATCCATGTACGCGGCTACTGAACAGGCCACAAAACTCGGCGTTGAAACAAGGTAGGTAGAGCGAATAGGATGCTTACTAAACCGCAAGTGAGAGCGCGTATATCCGCCAGATTTTTTGGAATCATAAGCAAAATACGCTTGTGCGTAAAGATCAGTTTTGTCTCCAAGAATTTTAATGGAGTTTTTGTTTGCACCTACCGTACCGTCTGCACCAAGTCCATAAAACAAACATTCGCGCACGTCATCACCACCAAGGCTCATTTTGGGGCCAATAGGAAGTGAAGTAAAGGTAACATCATCGTCAATGCCTACTGTAAATCCATTTTTAGGCTCGTCTGCTTCGAGGTTTTTAAACACTGCCAACATTTGTGCAGGGTCTACGTCTTTAGAGGAAAGACCGTAGCGTCCACCAACGATAACAGGTGCATTTTTGCGTCCGTAAAACACTGAACGCATATCAAGATAGAGTGGCTCACCCACAGAACCTGACTCTTTTGTGCGGTCAAGTACAGCGATTTTTTCTACGGTTTCGGGCAACACATCAAGAAGGTATTTGATGCTAAAGGGGCGGAACAAATGGCAGACGATAAGGCCTACTTTTTCACCCTTACCCACCAAATAATCTACCGTTTCACGCAAACACTCTGTCGCAGAACCCATGGCAACCACTACGCGGGTCGCGTCTTTTGCTCCATAGAAAGTAAAAGGCTTGTAGTCGCGTCCTGTGATTTTTGAAATCTCTTTCATGTATCCTGCAACAACATCAGGTAAGGCCTCATAAAAGGGGTTTTGTGCTTCGCGGCCTTGGAAATAAATATCATCGTTTTGTGCAGTACCGCGTGTTTTAGGAGATGCAGGATTAAGAGCGGCATCACGGAAAGTTTGTACGGCTTCTTTGTCAAGCAAACGGTCAAATTCCGCATAATCCATCACTTCGATTTTTTGAATCTCGTGAGAGGTACGGAAGCCATCAAAGAAGTGCATAAAAGGAACACGTCCCTTAATGGCTGCCAAATGGGCCACACCTGCAAGGTCCATGACTTCTTGCACTGAACCCGTAGAGAGCATCGCAAAACCTGTTTGGCGCGCAGCGTATACATCTTGGTGGTCTCCAAAGATAGAAAGCGCATGGGTTGCAAGGGTTCTGGCACTAACGTGAATAACACCTGGAAGCAATTGCCCTGCAATTTTGTACATATTTGGAATTTTAAGAAGAAGGCCTTGAGAAGCCGTGTAAGTTGTAGTAAGTGCGCCTGCTTGAAGTGAGCCGTGAACCGTACCAGCAGCACCCCCTTCAGATTGCATTTCAACTACTTTAACAGGCATGCCAAAAAGGTTTTTCTTTCCTTTTGCCGCCCAAAGATCCGTATAATCAGCCATCGGAGAAGAAGGCGTGATGGGGTAGATACCCGCCACTTCCGTAAAAGCATATGAAGCGTAAGCTGCTGCTTCGTTGCCATCCATCGTTCGCATGACTTTTGTCATAGGTTCCCCTTGCATTATGTATTTTTTGATCTCATCTTACGTAGAAATGGAATTTATTCTACTTTTGTCTCTCTTAAGTCCCACTAAAGATTAACAAAATGAAAAAATCATGAAATTTAGCTTCAGGATACGTTTCGGATTGTATCATTTTTACTCAATTTCAGGATTTTTTCCACTGCTTTAATGGGTGAATTCGTAACATGTAGCGTACATTTTTCGAGGTGTGAAAGTGCCCCATACCCGCATGTAACCGCTACACCGCGTATCCCTGCTTCCTTTGCTGCCACCATATCCATACACGTATCTCCTATCATCCAACTGGTCTCTTTTGGAGCATTTAATGCGCTTAGTGCTTTAAGCACAGGCTCAGGATGAGGCTTGGGATGGGTGACGTCTTCTCGTCCAATGAGCACATCAAAATAGTGCATCACTTCCATGTGCTCCAAAAGCTCTCTGGAATATTGGCTCGTTTTGGTAGTTACAACGCCTAGGGTCGCAAAAGAACGGGCCAAAGCAAGTGCTTCTTTGGCGGTAGGCAATAAGGTTGTTTTAGGCTTTGAAACCACACGGTAATGCTCTTTGTATGCACGCACATAGGCTTGAACATTTTCTGGCTCAACACCTAAATGCGAAAACATCACATCCAAAGGATGTCCAATCAACGCACATACCTCTTCATGCAAAGGCCTAGGACAATCGTGCCGTTCAAACGCAGCGGCAAATCCACCGATAATTGCCTCGGTTGAATCAATCAGCGTTCCGTCTAAATCAAACAAAATAACCTGCAAATCAAATCCTTTACATGTAAATGGCATTGTACCTATGGAGCATAAAAAACGTATGATAGACCCAGACTGCCGCTGGGTCTACTCGTTACTCTTTATGAAGTTGTACTTGCGGGAAGGGGATAGTGATGCCTTTTTCATCAAAAGCTAGCTTCACTCTTTCCGTAGTGTCAAAGTATACACCCCAATAATCTGGGCTATTCACCCATGCGCGCACAACAAAATTGACACTACTATCTGCCAATTCCGAAACCGCCACAAAAGGCTCAGGTTCTTTTAAAATGCGCTCATCCGCTTCAAGAACCTCACGTAACGCTTGCTTTACTAGGCGCAAATCATCGCCATAGCTCACACCGAATTTCAAATCCACACGCCGCGTTGGCTTGGCAGAAAAGTTGACAATATTGCCTCCAATAATGCGACCATTAGGAACAATAATCAGCTTGTTGTCTGCCGTACGCATAAAGGTGCTAAAGAGATTAATCTCTTCCACTGTGCCCGACTCGCCAGCAGCGTTAATGAAATCATCCACTTTAAAAGGACGAAACACCACAAGCAAAACCCCCGCGCCAACATTGGAAAACGTGTCTTTAAAAGCAAGGCCCACAGCCAAGCCAGCGGCTCCCAAAACAGCCACAAACGAGGTGGTTTCAATGCCTATGTTAGAAAGTGCCGCAAGCACAATCACCACTAACAATAACCCGTAAATCACATTGGAAAAAAACTTGGCCAAAGTAATTTCCACCTTGGCCTTTTCCATCATTTTATTAGCAAGTGAAGAGGCTAAACTTGCTAATTTTTTTCCTACAAAAAAGATAAAAAGAGAGCCCAATACTTTCAGGCCGTACGCACCTGCTAGTGTGGCGATTGATTCCCATTCCATCATGTTTCCTAATCTTTAAATTTTGCTTCAACACGGCGATTAAGTGCCCTGCCCTCTTCGGTATCATTGGTGGCAACTGGTTGAAGTTCCCCAAATCCAACGGTAGTGATGCGTTCTTTTTTGACGCCCAAGCGGGTTAATTCTGCCGCAACAGCTTGGGCACGCGCCTGCGAAAGGGTTTGATTGTAGCCCTCAGAACCTTTACTATCCGTGTGGCCTTCAAGACGTACTGTAAAGACTTCGTGTGCCTTCAAAAAAGCCGCAACCGCCTCAATCTCATGCATAAATTCAGGCTGAACTTTTGCATCATCAAAACCAAAAGTAACGCGTAACGTTACCATTTTGGCACATCCATCAAGCCCAACTTCAACACCCATTGGCGTGTTGGGGCATTGATCAAGACGATCAATAACACCATCTTTATCAGTGTCTTTCTCAACCACAGGAGCAACAGGAATCGGTTCTGGAGCTACTACTGGCGCAGGTTCCACAGGAGCAGGTTTTGTTGTTTTTGGGCCAAAAGGAATGCCTAGGCCCACTGTATAAAGGAGGTTATTGGCGCCGTGGTCAAACTTGATAGCATGGCGCACATCTGCTTTGA from Sulfurospirillum tamanense harbors:
- the dsrO gene encoding sulfate reduction electron transfer complex DsrMKJOP subunit DsrO, which gives rise to MPNDPSRRRFLKQGGIAALAGATSAQAFSLKNPGRDAQDPRYIGDAKAHYAMVIDLRQCVGCQACTAACKVENAVPKEQYRTFVSEFEIGTFPHVRKGYVPQLCNHCDNPSCVSVCPTGATFKRKDGIVVVDSEICWGCGYCLNACPYDKRYFNAQTKVADKCTFCAHRLQDGLLPSCVETCVGGARIFGDQNDPNSEVSKMLATFPTSVLKPHQGNAPQVFYISLDSRLEAVHEATPMLDDVVRKELGLLDKEWPKLPRGVS
- a CDS encoding ATP-binding protein, yielding MIEKLRSLHDKLSTKVKTIVLVLGLFVLLSFVFVYLRYMDTRTFTEESQAFYVERIQSVYTETLKRTENFYRNRGYANLNSFGISAALEEENTTLLQELSEYRWEVLKMENPYLSSMAFYDANGMLLASLGREAPLNVSYPNIPVGFWLDETLWYRVLVPWKAYGYIMFELDPRYFLAEIVELTGLEGFILMKNNTLVSLHESSVEKLFQHSLDNHHQVRNTFSASTSLFSTHRIVQNDALGENFFEVLFFQDITPAKQRLSHAIFESVVIIMLLGVVAFVVLHWGFDVLIRRIEELNATLERRVEEEIGKRMEKEQLLVHQSKLASMGEMIGNIAHQWRQPLTQLNTILIAIELFYERGKLTPSILQEKIQEAQGQIDFMSNTVDDFRHFFAPQKQKERFNLSDTITSTLALVQSSLANNTITCTYTKEKDLFVKGYSNEVAQVLLNLISNAKDILLERNIQNPYIHISLMEKEGFVAIEVSDNGGGVHVAPIEKIFEPYVSTKHASMGTGIGLYMSKIIIEKNSHGHLHVKNTPSGACFTILLPSP
- a CDS encoding response regulator transcription factor: MNNILSILENRTVLYAEDEPGIRANVVQILELFFDKVFVAKDGKEAWLLYEEENPDVLIVDICMPLMDGLEVVAAVRKSNQLIPIIVLSAHRDEANLWRAVEQKISKYLTKPFRKEALLEALRVCALELLGGVLHVELSLDLVYSPCEKSLTCKEEKIPLSNQESRLLEYFIARRGQTLSFEEIQDHLWGYEAPSKEAIKALIKSLRKKAGKEHIKNHYGIGYILD
- the nifJ gene encoding pyruvate:ferredoxin (flavodoxin) oxidoreductase, yielding MTKVMRTMDGNEAAAYASYAFTEVAGIYPITPSSPMADYTDLWAAKGKKNLFGMPVKVVEMQSEGGAAGTVHGSLQAGALTTTYTASQGLLLKIPNMYKIAGQLLPGVIHVSARTLATHALSIFGDHQDVYAARQTGFAMLSTGSVQEVMDLAGVAHLAAIKGRVPFMHFFDGFRTSHEIQKIEVMDYAEFDRLLDKEAVQTFRDAALNPASPKTRGTAQNDDIYFQGREAQNPFYEALPDVVAGYMKEISKITGRDYKPFTFYGAKDATRVVVAMGSATECLRETVDYLVGKGEKVGLIVCHLFRPFSIKYLLDVLPETVEKIAVLDRTKESGSVGEPLYLDMRSVFYGRKNAPVIVGGRYGLSSKDVDPAQMLAVFKNLEADEPKNGFTVGIDDDVTFTSLPIGPKMSLGGDDVRECLFYGLGADGTVGANKNSIKILGDKTDLYAQAYFAYDSKKSGGYTRSHLRFSKHPIRSTYLVSTPSFVACSVAAYMDLYDMVGGIREGGTFLLNSIWDAEETVSRMPNHVKKTLAQRKAKFYILNATKLAREIGLGNRTNTIMQSAFFKLADIIDFEQAQTYMKEFAHKSYISKGEKIVELNYKAIDQGANGLIEVPVDPAWADLLVESGKKDAYEGTDFVEKIAKPVNAAKGNDLPVSVFKGYEDGSFEHGTSEYEKRGIGVMVPKWIEENCIQCNQCAFVCPHAVIRPFLINDQEMASAPAGVKNHAIEAKGKEVKGYMYKIQVSALDCTGCELCAEACPSKEKSLVMVPLGEELEKGEQENADYLFKKVTYKDDVAGKPNAKNIQFAQPLFEFHAACPGCGETPYLTLATRMFGDRMMIANATGCSSIYGGSAPTTPYRKNEKGEGPAWANSLFEDNAEFGMGMEVAVETMRHRIENIMHESLESAPNALAALYKDWIEFKNNGKKTQEIKEKLIPLLEANQNVAGVKEILSLKGYLVRRSQWIVGGDGWAYDIGYGGLDHVLASGENVNVLVLDTEVYSNTGGQSSKSARAGSIAQFTASGKPTQKKDLGYIAMTYGNIYVAQINSNASQAQTYKALEEAEAYDGPSLVIAYSPCIAHGIKGGMGSSGNQGELATKCGYWPIYTYDPRLEAEGKNPIKITGKEPDWDAYETFLMNEVRYVSLKKSNPEEADKLFKKNKADSMRRWRQLSRLASLDYSDEVAE
- a CDS encoding HAD family hydrolase, which codes for MQVILFDLDGTLIDSTEAIIGGFAAAFERHDCPRPLHEEVCALIGHPLDVMFSHLGVEPENVQAYVRAYKEHYRVVSKPKTTLLPTAKEALALARSFATLGVVTTKTSQYSRELLEHMEVMHYFDVLIGREDVTHPKPHPEPVLKALSALNAPKETSWMIGDTCMDMVAAKEAGIRGVAVTCGYGALSHLEKCTLHVTNSPIKAVEKILKLSKNDTIRNVS
- a CDS encoding mechanosensitive ion channel family protein, which codes for MEWESIATLAGAYGLKVLGSLFIFFVGKKLASLASSLANKMMEKAKVEITLAKFFSNVIYGLLLVVIVLAALSNIGIETTSFVAVLGAAGLAVGLAFKDTFSNVGAGVLLVVFRPFKVDDFINAAGESGTVEEINLFSTFMRTADNKLIIVPNGRIIGGNIVNFSAKPTRRVDLKFGVSYGDDLRLVKQALREVLEADERILKEPEPFVAVSELADSSVNFVVRAWVNSPDYWGVYFDTTERVKLAFDEKGITIPFPQVQLHKE
- a CDS encoding OmpA family protein; protein product: MKKIAIALVAATALIAGEAAYHYEVTPTFGGVKPEGNLGLKDQLNYGLRLGRNVEGFIFDQIELGIEHAPRVGIKGSSSKTDITRYFANIVKEYDVAAKTKLYALVGLGYEHLSKEFAKNDSAMFGNYGVGVKYQLINDLWLKADVRHAIKFDHGANNLLYTVGLGIPFGPKTTKPAPVEPAPVVAPEPIPVAPVVEKDTDKDGVIDRLDQCPNTPMGVEVGLDGCAKMVTLRVTFGFDDAKVQPEFMHEIEAVAAFLKAHEVFTVRLEGHTDSKGSEGYNQTLSQARAQAVAAELTRLGVKKERITTVGFGELQPVATNDTEEGRALNRRVEAKFKD